The following proteins come from a genomic window of Achromobacter sp. AONIH1:
- a CDS encoding peptidylprolyl isomerase, with product MSIASNEVNVFVRPDSYLTLHYRITLASGPGKDSVFTDTFDGRPATLQMGSGQWAPGMEAALVGRAEGERFGFELEPVDAYGDRNPELIQRVTRKMLAEHAGADATFEPGDLVEFAAPNGGRYSGVLKEINDESALFDFNHPLAGVRLRVDVALLGVL from the coding sequence TTGAGCATCGCCTCTAATGAAGTGAACGTTTTTGTCCGTCCGGATTCCTACCTGACGCTGCACTATCGGATCACGCTGGCTTCCGGGCCGGGCAAGGATTCGGTCTTCACCGACACCTTCGACGGTCGTCCGGCGACGCTGCAGATGGGGAGCGGCCAGTGGGCCCCGGGCATGGAGGCGGCGCTGGTCGGTCGCGCCGAAGGCGAGCGCTTCGGCTTCGAGCTGGAGCCGGTCGACGCCTATGGCGACCGCAATCCCGAGCTGATCCAGCGCGTCACCCGCAAGATGCTGGCCGAGCACGCCGGCGCCGACGCGACGTTCGAGCCGGGTGATCTGGTCGAGTTCGCCGCGCCGAACGGCGGGCGCTATTCGGGCGTGCTCAAGGAAATCAACGACGAGTCCGCCCTGTTCGATTTCAACCATCCTCTCGCGGGCGTGCGCCTGCGCGTGGACGTGGCGCTGTTGGGAGTGCTGTGA
- a CDS encoding ATP-binding protein, with protein sequence MSIPLSYSLRARLLFFLLAAIVVGALVQGTIAYRSTLQQADDIFDSLLQRTALSLGTGDGLLSTGPTHARGAGTPFADDLIIQIWTPDGLRVFNSRSRQPLPDQIVLGFSDAKVEGSTYRVYSLATPFQVIQVAQDMGVRTHMARSLALRTIAPIAAAAPLLMLVIWCVVSWSLRPVKRARAQVAARQPEDLSPVSTEGVPDEIRPLLQELNLLLERMRGAFALQKQFVGDAAHELRSPLAALRLQSQALQRAGDPESRRVAEQRLTAGIDRATRLIEQLLSLARHEGAAERPAPDRVDLDDVVRQAVSETLPDANAKSISLAMHAPAPIQVRGHRDDLVLLVRNLLDNAIKYSPPGSRIDLGLTAPDGRASLTVDDQGPGIAPAERARVFDRFYRAEGNSQHGSGLGLAIARSIAEGHHASIVLEDTPGGQGLRARVDFPAA encoded by the coding sequence ATGAGCATTCCGCTTAGCTATTCCTTGCGGGCCAGGCTGCTGTTCTTCCTGCTTGCCGCCATCGTGGTCGGCGCGCTGGTGCAGGGCACGATCGCCTACCGCAGCACCTTGCAACAGGCCGACGACATCTTCGATTCGCTGCTGCAGCGGACCGCGCTGTCGCTGGGCACCGGCGACGGCCTGCTCAGCACCGGACCGACGCATGCGCGCGGCGCCGGCACGCCCTTCGCCGACGATCTCATCATCCAGATCTGGACGCCGGACGGACTGCGCGTCTTCAACTCCCGTTCGCGGCAGCCGCTGCCGGACCAGATCGTGCTGGGCTTCTCCGACGCCAAGGTCGAAGGCAGCACCTACCGCGTCTATTCGCTGGCCACGCCATTCCAGGTGATCCAGGTGGCGCAGGACATGGGCGTGCGCACCCACATGGCGCGCTCCCTGGCGCTGCGCACCATCGCGCCGATCGCCGCGGCCGCGCCACTGCTGATGCTGGTCATCTGGTGCGTGGTCAGCTGGTCGCTGCGGCCCGTAAAACGGGCGCGGGCGCAGGTGGCCGCGCGCCAACCCGAAGACCTGTCGCCCGTCAGCACCGAGGGCGTGCCGGACGAGATCCGCCCGCTGCTGCAGGAACTGAACCTACTGCTGGAGCGCATGCGCGGCGCCTTCGCGCTGCAAAAGCAATTCGTCGGCGATGCCGCGCACGAGCTGCGCTCGCCGCTGGCGGCGCTGCGCCTGCAATCGCAAGCCTTGCAACGCGCGGGCGATCCCGAGTCCCGCCGCGTGGCCGAGCAACGCCTGACGGCCGGCATCGACCGCGCCACCCGCCTGATCGAGCAGTTGCTGTCACTGGCCCGCCATGAAGGCGCGGCCGAGCGCCCGGCGCCGGACCGCGTCGACCTGGACGACGTCGTCCGGCAGGCCGTGTCCGAAACGCTACCGGACGCCAACGCGAAATCCATCTCGCTCGCCATGCATGCACCCGCGCCGATTCAGGTGCGTGGCCATCGCGACGATCTCGTGCTGCTGGTCCGCAACCTGCTAGACAACGCGATCAAGTATTCGCCGCCCGGTTCGCGCATCGACCTCGGCCTGACCGCGCCGGACGGCCGCGCCTCGCTCACGGTCGACGACCAGGGCCCCGGCATCGCGCCCGCAGAGCGCGCGCGCGTCTTCGACCGCTTCTACCGCGCCGAGGGCAACAGCCAGCACGGCAGCGGCCTGGGCCTGGCGATCGCCCGCTCGATCGCCGAAGGCCACCATGCCTCGATCGTCCTGGAAGACACGCCCGGCGGCCAGGGCTTGCGCGCGCGGGTGGATTTTCCCGCCGCCTGA
- the ispH gene encoding 4-hydroxy-3-methylbut-2-enyl diphosphate reductase: MSEPVTAASAEVVLAQPRGFCAGVDRAIDIVERALELHGAPIYVRHEIVHNRYVVEDLRAKGAVFIDELEDAPAGAIVVFSAHGVSQAVRAEADARGLQVFDATCPLVTKVHIEVSRMRAAGREIIMIGHKGHPEVEGTLGQAQGGMYLVETVEDVAGLQVADPDNLAYVTQTTLSVDDAAAVSQALKARFPNIVEPKKSDICYATQNRQDAVKILAPDCDLVLVVGSPNSSNSNRLREVAERKGVASYLIDGAHSIQPEWLAGRQRIGVTAGASAPEILVQQVIERVKELGAVSVRTMPGLEENVAFPLPKGLSRKARVEPLE; encoded by the coding sequence ATGAGCGAGCCCGTTACCGCCGCCAGCGCCGAGGTCGTGCTGGCGCAGCCGCGCGGCTTCTGTGCCGGGGTGGATCGCGCCATCGACATCGTCGAGCGCGCGCTGGAACTGCATGGCGCGCCGATCTACGTGCGCCATGAGATCGTCCACAACCGCTATGTGGTGGAAGACCTGCGCGCCAAGGGCGCGGTGTTCATCGACGAGCTCGAGGACGCCCCCGCGGGCGCCATCGTGGTGTTCTCGGCCCACGGCGTGTCACAGGCCGTGCGCGCCGAAGCCGACGCCCGTGGCCTGCAGGTGTTCGACGCCACCTGCCCGCTGGTGACCAAGGTGCATATCGAGGTCTCCCGCATGCGCGCCGCCGGCCGCGAGATCATCATGATCGGCCACAAGGGCCATCCGGAAGTCGAGGGCACGCTGGGACAGGCGCAGGGCGGCATGTACCTGGTCGAGACCGTCGAGGACGTGGCCGGCCTGCAGGTGGCCGATCCCGACAACCTGGCCTATGTCACGCAGACCACGCTGTCGGTGGATGACGCGGCCGCCGTGTCGCAGGCGCTCAAGGCGCGCTTTCCCAATATCGTCGAACCAAAGAAGAGCGACATCTGCTACGCCACGCAGAACCGCCAGGACGCGGTCAAGATCCTGGCGCCGGATTGCGATCTGGTGCTGGTGGTCGGCAGCCCGAACAGCTCGAACTCCAACCGTCTGCGCGAAGTGGCCGAGCGCAAGGGCGTGGCCTCGTATCTGATCGACGGCGCGCACTCGATCCAGCCGGAATGGTTGGCCGGCCGCCAGCGCATCGGCGTCACGGCCGGCGCGTCCGCGCCGGAAATCCTGGTGCAGCAGGTGATCGAACGCGTCAAGGAGTTGGGCGCGGTATCGGTCCGCACCATGCCGGGCCTGGAGGAAAACGTGGCCTTCCCGCTGCCCAAGGGGCTGTCGCGCAAGGCGCGGGTGGAACCGCTCGAATAA
- a CDS encoding response regulator, with the protein MRILLVEDDTMIGESVLDCLRAEHYAADWVKDGNAADLALRTGPYDLILLDLGLPRRDGLTLLRELRARKDRTPVLIATARDAVSDRIAGLDAGADDYIVKPYDVDELLARMRALIRRSAGRAEPVYEHEGVSIDPQSREVTVNGAPVTLTAREWAVLEPLIARPGMIYSRAQLEEKLYSWKDSVSSNAVEVYIHGLRKKLGQDLIQNVRGVGYVIPKT; encoded by the coding sequence ATGCGCATCCTGCTCGTCGAAGACGACACCATGATCGGCGAAAGCGTGCTCGACTGCCTGCGCGCCGAACACTACGCGGCCGACTGGGTCAAGGACGGCAACGCCGCCGACCTGGCCCTGCGCACCGGCCCCTATGACCTTATCCTGCTGGACCTCGGCCTGCCCCGACGCGACGGCCTGACGCTGCTGCGCGAACTGCGCGCCCGCAAGGACCGCACGCCGGTCCTGATCGCCACCGCCCGCGACGCCGTCAGCGACCGCATCGCGGGACTGGACGCGGGCGCGGACGACTACATCGTCAAACCCTATGACGTGGACGAGCTGCTGGCCCGCATGCGCGCGCTGATCCGGCGCAGCGCCGGACGCGCCGAGCCCGTCTATGAGCACGAAGGCGTGAGCATCGACCCGCAATCGCGCGAAGTCACGGTCAACGGCGCGCCCGTCACGCTGACCGCGCGCGAATGGGCCGTGCTGGAACCGCTGATCGCCCGCCCGGGCATGATCTATTCGCGCGCCCAGCTCGAGGAAAAGCTCTACAGCTGGAAGGACAGCGTCAGCAGCAACGCCGTCGAGGTATATATTCATGGCCTGCGCAAGAAACTGGGTCAGGACCTGATCCAGAACGTCAGGGGCGTCGGCTATGTCATACCCAAAACATGA
- the maiA gene encoding maleylacetoacetate isomerase: MQLYSYFRSSAAYRVRIALNLKGLSYEYVPVHLLKDGGQQLSADYRKLNPTALVPTLIDGDAVIGQSLAIIEYLEETHPQTPLLPADAIGRARVRDLALGIACDTHPLNNLRVLKYLKHTLGVDEDAKNAWYRHWVHQGLQAFEAQLTASSATGRYCHGDAPTIADICLVPQVANARRLECDLSAMPTVVRIDEACRELPAFDAAAPGKQPDAE; encoded by the coding sequence ATGCAGTTGTACAGCTACTTCCGCAGTTCGGCGGCCTATCGCGTGCGCATCGCGCTCAACCTGAAGGGGCTGTCCTATGAGTACGTGCCGGTGCACCTGCTCAAGGATGGCGGCCAGCAGTTGTCGGCCGACTACCGCAAGCTCAATCCCACGGCGCTGGTGCCCACGCTGATCGACGGCGATGCGGTCATCGGCCAGTCGCTGGCCATCATCGAATACCTGGAAGAAACCCATCCGCAGACGCCGCTGCTGCCGGCCGACGCCATCGGCCGCGCGCGGGTGCGGGACCTGGCGCTGGGCATCGCCTGCGACACGCATCCGCTGAACAATCTGCGCGTGCTGAAGTACCTGAAGCACACCCTGGGCGTGGACGAAGACGCCAAGAACGCCTGGTACCGCCATTGGGTGCACCAGGGGCTGCAGGCCTTCGAGGCGCAATTGACGGCCTCGTCCGCCACCGGCCGCTATTGCCACGGCGACGCGCCCACCATCGCCGATATCTGCCTGGTGCCGCAGGTGGCCAACGCGCGTCGCCTGGAGTGCGATCTGTCCGCCATGCCCACGGTCGTGCGCATCGACGAGGCCTGCCGCGAGCTGCCGGCCTTCGATGCCGCCGCGCCGGGCAAGCAGCCCGACGCGGAGTAA
- a CDS encoding DegQ family serine endoprotease, giving the protein MKTTLLKPSRLALALLAAGTIGGAGAAATLGAGAAATLGAMTPAVAAPAPAASAPIAPSSPPNFAQITRDYGPAVVNISVSGTRKVSAMDDDDPFAQFFGQIPGARGRMPAREVPMRGEGSGFIISSDGLILTNAHVVQDAKEVTVKLTDRREYQAKVLGADPQTDVAVLKIEAKNLPVVKTGDVNQLQVGEWVLAIGSPYGLENTATAGIVSAKGRSLPDDTSVPFIQTDVAVNPGNSGGPLFNDRGEVVGINSQIYSRTGGFQGLSFSIPIDVAYKIKDQILEHGKVQHARLGVTVQEVNQDLANSFKLETPTGALVASVEKGSAAERAGLQPGDVVRQINGKTIVSSGDLASMITLASPGDKLKLDVWRNGSPKELSATLGGVPKDKATASSDTREVQRGQLGLALRPLSPQEQRQSGAEGLLIEQSAGPAAKAGIQPGDVLLSLNGVPVRDIEQVKAELAKAGKTVALLVQRGDDKIFVPVRIG; this is encoded by the coding sequence ATGAAGACCACGCTACTGAAACCCTCTCGCCTGGCGCTGGCGCTGCTGGCCGCGGGCACGATCGGCGGCGCGGGCGCCGCCGCTACGCTGGGCGCGGGCGCCGCCGCTACGCTGGGCGCGATGACGCCGGCTGTCGCCGCGCCGGCGCCCGCCGCGTCCGCCCCCATAGCGCCATCCAGCCCGCCGAATTTCGCGCAGATCACCCGCGACTATGGCCCCGCCGTGGTCAACATCAGCGTCAGCGGCACGCGCAAAGTCTCGGCCATGGACGACGACGACCCCTTCGCCCAGTTCTTCGGCCAGATCCCCGGCGCGCGCGGCCGCATGCCGGCGCGCGAGGTGCCGATGCGCGGCGAGGGCTCGGGCTTCATCATCAGCAGCGACGGCCTGATCCTGACCAATGCCCACGTCGTGCAGGACGCCAAGGAAGTCACGGTCAAGCTGACAGACCGCCGCGAATACCAGGCCAAGGTGCTGGGCGCCGACCCGCAGACCGATGTGGCCGTGCTCAAGATCGAGGCGAAGAACCTGCCGGTGGTGAAGACCGGCGATGTCAACCAGTTGCAGGTCGGCGAATGGGTGCTGGCCATCGGCTCGCCCTACGGGCTGGAAAACACGGCGACCGCCGGCATCGTCAGCGCCAAGGGCCGCTCGCTGCCGGACGACACCTCGGTGCCGTTCATCCAGACCGACGTGGCCGTCAACCCCGGCAACTCGGGCGGACCGCTGTTCAATGATCGCGGCGAAGTGGTGGGCATCAATTCGCAGATCTACAGCCGCACGGGCGGCTTCCAGGGCCTGTCCTTCTCCATCCCGATCGACGTGGCCTACAAGATCAAGGACCAGATCCTCGAACACGGCAAGGTCCAGCACGCGCGGCTGGGCGTGACGGTGCAGGAAGTGAATCAGGACCTGGCCAATTCATTCAAGCTGGAAACGCCGACGGGCGCGCTGGTCGCCAGCGTCGAAAAGGGCAGCGCCGCCGAACGCGCCGGCCTGCAGCCGGGCGATGTCGTGCGGCAGATCAACGGCAAGACCATCGTGTCGTCCGGCGACCTGGCGTCGATGATCACGCTGGCCTCGCCCGGCGACAAGCTCAAGCTGGATGTCTGGCGCAATGGCTCGCCCAAGGAACTGAGCGCCACGCTGGGCGGCGTGCCGAAGGACAAGGCGACCGCGTCGTCCGACACCCGGGAAGTCCAGCGCGGACAGCTGGGCCTGGCGTTGCGCCCGCTCAGTCCGCAGGAGCAGCGCCAGTCCGGCGCCGAGGGCCTGCTCATCGAGCAGTCCGCCGGCCCTGCCGCCAAGGCCGGCATACAGCCGGGCGACGTGCTGTTGTCGCTGAACGGCGTGCCTGTGCGCGACATCGAGCAGGTCAAGGCGGAACTCGCCAAGGCCGGCAAGACGGTCGCGCTGCTGGTGCAGCGCGGCGACGACAAGATCTTCGTGCCGGTGCGGATCGGCTGA
- the radC gene encoding DNA repair protein RadC, giving the protein MNLSVRLPEHGRPRERLLRHGAAALSDAELLAIALRTGLPGLDVLNLGNQLLDRFSGLRGLLGATPEELLAVPGLGAAKARMLAAVLELARRAIEEDLTRDTALDHPRRVKQYCKTTLGHRRIEHCVGLYLDSQLRLIASGELARGTLSQASVYPREVVREALRHHAAAVIIAHNHPSGLAEPSAADQAFTRHLKQALALVDVRLLDHLIVAGNSVVSMAECGAL; this is encoded by the coding sequence ATGAATTTGTCTGTCCGCCTGCCCGAACACGGGCGTCCCCGGGAACGGCTGCTGCGTCACGGGGCTGCCGCCCTGAGCGATGCCGAACTGCTGGCCATCGCCCTGCGCACGGGCCTGCCGGGCCTGGATGTGCTGAACCTGGGCAACCAGCTGCTCGACCGTTTTTCCGGCCTGCGCGGGCTATTGGGGGCCACACCGGAGGAACTGCTGGCCGTGCCCGGCCTGGGCGCGGCTAAAGCCCGCATGCTGGCCGCCGTCCTGGAGCTGGCGCGGCGGGCCATCGAGGAAGATCTCACCCGCGACACCGCCCTGGACCACCCCCGGCGCGTCAAGCAGTACTGCAAGACCACGCTGGGCCACCGGCGGATCGAGCATTGCGTCGGCCTCTACCTGGACAGCCAGCTGCGCCTGATCGCCAGCGGTGAACTCGCGCGCGGCACCCTGTCGCAGGCCTCGGTCTATCCGCGCGAAGTCGTGCGCGAAGCGCTGCGCCACCATGCCGCCGCCGTGATCATCGCGCACAACCACCCCTCGGGCCTGGCCGAGCCCAGCGCCGCCGACCAGGCCTTCACCCGGCACCTGAAGCAGGCGCTGGCGCTGGTCGACGTGCGGCTGCTCGACCACCTGATCGTGGCGGGCAACAGCGTGGTGTCCATGGCCGAATGCGGCGCGCTCTGA
- the kynB gene encoding arylformamidase: protein MKRLWDISPPVSATSPVFPGDTAYTQKWKWSLEPGCPVNVSEITMSPHIGAHADAPLHYANGAQAIGAVALEPFLGPCRVIHAIDCGPLIQIEHIAHAVGGLPPRVLVRTAKHAAQDWWTDDFSAYAPQTIEWLAERGVMLIGLDTPSIDPASSKTLDSHHTILRHDIRVLENLVLDDVPEGDYELIALPLALVQADASPVRAVLRELG, encoded by the coding sequence ATGAAACGCCTGTGGGATATCTCCCCGCCCGTCTCCGCGACCTCGCCCGTCTTTCCGGGCGACACGGCCTATACCCAGAAATGGAAATGGTCGCTTGAGCCCGGCTGTCCGGTCAATGTCAGCGAGATCACCATGTCGCCGCATATCGGCGCGCATGCGGACGCTCCACTGCACTATGCCAACGGCGCGCAGGCCATCGGCGCCGTCGCGCTGGAGCCGTTCCTGGGCCCCTGCCGGGTGATCCACGCCATCGATTGCGGCCCGCTGATCCAGATCGAGCACATCGCCCACGCCGTCGGCGGCCTGCCGCCACGCGTGCTGGTTCGCACCGCCAAGCATGCGGCGCAGGACTGGTGGACCGACGACTTCTCCGCCTACGCTCCCCAAACCATTGAATGGCTGGCCGAACGCGGCGTCATGCTGATCGGGCTGGATACGCCCAGCATCGACCCCGCGTCCAGCAAGACCCTGGACAGCCATCACACCATCCTGCGGCACGACATCCGGGTACTGGAGAACCTGGTGCTCGACGACGTGCCGGAGGGCGATTACGAGTTGATCGCATTGCCGTTGGCTCTGGTCCAGGCCGATGCCAGCCCGGTGCGCGCCGTCTTGCGCGAACTGGGCTGA